The Clupea harengus unplaced genomic scaffold, Ch_v2.0.2, whole genome shotgun sequence DNA window AAACATACAAAGTTGAGACTTCAGGATTGATACGGAAGATCTTTGATTGTGCCCAGCTTTGCTAAAGCCCGCATTTAAACGAACTAATGCGAACTTTAGAAGATAGAATGTCAATCAGAATAGGACACTTGAAAAAATAatacctatttaaaaaaaaaaaaaatacctctaaaactacatttaacacttttaatggcCTTAAATTTGGCAATTTTGATTTATCACCTTTTAATACTGTTTAATACCCCGCGGACACCCTGTCCTAATAGTTAGTGAAgttagcatgtctgcatactctctcgttcactctctctatttaacacacacacacacacaaaaacaaacaaaataaaccaacacacacacacaaaaacaaacaaacaaaacaaacacacacacacacacacacaaaaacaaaacaaacaaacacacacagaaacaaacaaaacaaacacacacaccagtaactCTCCACTCttgtacatatctgtatgtgtaacatgcaaacatgtcaaatataatagctgacaactgactttggatcagactgtggtggtccactgctgaaattgggAGGGCGTCCAAtggaccggtcactcttcatagacacacagctgggcactggagacactggtctgtgtgtctgtggcctggttaCATAAGGAGACAAAATAATAGATTTAGCCAACACTTCTTCCTAATAGTTAGTAAtgttagcatgtctgcatactTTATCATTCacgctttctctgtctctctctttaacacacacacacacacacatcctgggtCAGATAATGGATTCAGCATTTGCCAACACTTTTTCCTACAGGGTATATACAGCAATCCTTAAGTTAAATTTAATACCTTTTTAATACCTTTTTTACTACcttctgaatttttttaaaaccatcacgacactgagttgcaagtgttaatcggcgacctttctaacgtttacagagattttgacatatataacactatacacaacataatagatttagagactcactgatgttgaccacatattgcacacatttatttcattttgtgaataaaaataaaacaaactacattaaATGTGCAATGGAGAGATAGTTCCAGCACACTGGCTGGCATTCACTACATGAACTGTTGATGCATTATAAACTGGCATCTGCTATATGAATTGTTGCTGATATCACTTCACAAACTGGCATCCACTACGTGAACTGGTGTgctataggcctaatatgaATTCATGAGCAAACATCAACACGAATGGCCCAGCCTTGTTGATGCCATCAACAAGCTGTTTTTTGAAGAACGATGCTAATCCAAATCTGATGATGTAGCCGGTTTTGTCTTTACCACACGTGAATGACTTTGCGATGTCAGAGTCgggaaacatttctttaaacagcTCCGAAATTCCTTTGTTGGAGTTCAATGAGTGGTGTTTaactgcagtgtttaaacacCACAGAGCCTCCGCACGCAGTGTTGGTGTGGCGCCCATAGTCACCCGGAGGTCAGACGTAGTTGCTGGAGCCGTAGCGTTGGCTTGTACCGTGGCACTAGCtttcggtggtggtggtgcagcagcacagacagttggCAGAGTGGTAGAATGAACTGCTCTCGTCGACCGCGCattccatttttatgtttagtgGTTTGCATATGCGACCGAAGTGCATTAGCTCCCATCCAGTtgacattgatgttttttttacaaaccaaACAATAAGCCTGCCGGTTATTCCCTACTAAACCCAGCTGTCAGAAAACTTGCATTTGCCCATGACGACGACGATGGTTGTCTGGACGTTGAAGATATGCCTAAGCAAGTCAAAAACGTAAGCCAGCCAGTTGGTTACCCAGTTGAAGCGCGCAGTGTTTGAGATGTCGAACGACCACTGAATATGACGTCAGCATCAAACATACAAAGTTGAGACTTCAGGATTGATACGGAAGATCTTTGATTGTGCCCAGCTTTGCTAAAGCCCGCATTTAAACGAACTAACGCGAACTTTAGAAGATAGAATATCAATCAGAATAGGACacttgaaaaaaataatacctatttaaaaaaaaaaaatatacctctaaaactacatttaacacttttaatggcCTTAAATTTGGCAATTTTGATTTATCACCTTTTAATACTGTTTAATACCCCGCGGACACCCTGTCCTAATAGTTAGTGAAGTTAGCCTGTCTGCATACTCTCTcgttcactttctctctttaacacacacacacacacaaaaacaaacaaaataaaccaacacacacacacaaaaacaaacaaaacaaacacagaaacaaacaaaacaaacacacacaccagtaactCTCCACTCTTGTACTTATCTGTATGTGTAGCTgctctctcgttcactctctctctttaacacacacacacacacacacaaacaaacaaacaaacaaacaaacaaacaaacaaaccaaacaaacaaacaaacacacacacacacacagaaacaaacaaaacaaacacacaatatcacaaacacacacgcaagtaaCTCTCCACTTTTGTACTTATCTGTATGTGTAACATGCAAACATGTCAAATATAATAGCTGACAACTGACTTTGGATCAGATtgtggtggtccactgctgaaattgggAGGGCGTCCCAtggaccggtcactcttcatagacacacagctgggcactggagacactggtctgtgtgtctgtggcctggttaCATAAGGAGACAAAATAATAGACTTAGCCAACACTaggttagcatgtctgcatactctcaccttcactctctctctttaacacacacacacacacacacacacacacacacacacacacacacacacacaaacaaacaaacaaacaaacacacacacacacacacacacacacacacacacacacacacacacacacacacacacacacacacacacacacacacacacacacacacacacacactcaatcacaaacACGCAAGTAATTCTCCACTCTTGTACCTATCTGTAtgagtaaaatgtaaaaatatcaAATATAATTTGCCAACTTGACTTGCTTATCTGAAGAGCTTGGTCCTCTCCCAATCTGGCTCATGTTATTTGTCGACACTTCACCTGTGCGGCCCTCTACAATGTGAAGGTCAGTGTAGATATCTTGTACACTAGAAACTCCAGACTCTTGATGTACAACAGAAAACCTTTGTTTCAGGTGCTCCTGAAGCCTCGGGTTTAGTGATTTAATCTTCTCTGCTGCATTGAAATCTGAAGACAACAAAAGTCAGATGTAATATGGTGAAATGGGGAAATAACTGGTTTAATCTTAAGATATGATTTTCACTTTTTAGCTTGGAATGTATCATCAGTGTAGCATTTTACTTCCACCTTTGCTGTGGTTATTTTTGtagcttttttttattagttttccTCTTTTATTTGTCGAAGCAACTATCATTGTTTTAAACATGTTGCATGGATAAACGTAATTATTACTTATTATAATTCAAACGTATGTATTCTTATACTTAactttgcatgtctgtgtatcaAGATTGACATTCTTTCATATGCGAAACGTAGAACTAACAGTTTCAGTCAAAGGTCAATACAAGTGAATAATGACCAATActcatgaaacaaaaacaatataagTAAACCAATATATATGCCAACAAACCATAAAGTGAACAAAGGGACCAATGCATTTGTACAAAACCAGTACAGACATATTTCCTGTGTACCAGACATTATGGTACCATTTTTTTATTGGCAATAAAAGACACGACACacctctgtttatctctcttcaCTGATTTATGCTCTGATGCTCCACTAGACGGTAGCCACCCCCTCAACAACATCCTCCTATCTAAACACCCTCACCCAGGTCTACAGTCCATCTTCACCAGTGCATGCTGCCAATGAGCAGAGAGTCTGGTGGTCTCTCCCTACACCAGTCAGCCAAAGGTCTCAAGCCGTCAGTGGTGCCACTGTGGTGGGATGAGTTTCCCAGCTCCACACGCTCTGCAGCATTAATCCCAAAGCAGCTGAAGACCCAACTCATCTTATGCACTTAAACTTCAAATAAAACCTCTCTTCTTTGTCCTGTTCAGCACTTACGAATCCCCAAGTCTAACCTACCTAGAAATGTCATATATACACCAAGGTTtgtgtaatatttgtgtgtgtgtgtgtgtgtattgcaccTAATATGGCCGACATTGAGTCCTTACCCCCTCCTTGTTGTAGCATGGGTGATCCTCTGCTCAAGGCTGGGGCGTTCACTATCCCTCCAGAGTGAGCAGTGATGTCCGCTTTGACCCCACCATCCCCTCTGAACAGACCTGAGAGTtggaggcagggggggggggggggggggggggtcagagagagagagtgagagatgaaagagaaagatacagagagaacgaagagacagatagacccagtcagacagagggaagaggaatGAATGAGAGAACAAGTGGTGAGAAAGTAAAGGATTcctcctacatacacaaacagacacctcatcagagactgggagctacacactcacatcttcccagagaaagtaaaggattcctcctacatacacaaacagacacctcatcagagactgtgagctacacactcacatcttcccagagaaagtaaaggattcctcctacatacacaaacagacacctcatcagagactgggagctacacactcacatcttcccagagaaagtaaaggattcctcctacatacacaaacagacacctcatcagagactgtgagctacacactcacatcttcccagagaaagtaaaggattcctcctacatacacaaacagacacctcatcagagactgtgagctacacactcacatcttcccagagaaagtaaaggattcctcctacatacacaaacagacacctcatcagagactgtgagctacacactcacatcttcccagagaaagtaaaggattcctcctacatacacaaacagacacctcatcagagactgtgagctacacactcacatcttcccagagaaagtaaaggattcctcctacatacacaaacagacacctcatcagagactgggagctacacactcacatcttcccAGATCTCTCTCCAAGTCCAACTGGTTGTGTTTAATCTTCTTCAAAATGGACAGCATGATGTCCCCAGCTCCCGTGCTGTACACCTGCACCATCAAGTCCACAGTGTCGTCTGTGTCGGCCTTCTCCAGCTTTCCCCATGCGATTTGGCCCTGGTCCTGAAGGTAGTGCTTAAACCTCTTAAATTCGGCCCCTGTGAGGTTGTCCAGAGTGTTCCTCAGCACTTCCCTCGGAGTTGCCGTCATTGTGGGGTCCATATTATTAGTCCGCTACGAAC harbors:
- the LOC105911178 gene encoding uncharacterized protein LOC105911178 isoform X2, which encodes MDPTMTATPREVLRNTLDNLTGAEFKRFKHYLQDQGQIAWGKLEKADTDDTVDLMVQVYSTGAGDIMLSILKKIKHNQLDLERDLGRCLFRGDGGVKADITAHSGGIVNAPALSRGSPMLQQGGDFNAAEKIKSLNPRLQEHLKQRFSVVHQESGVSSVQDIYTDLHIVEGRTGEVSTNNMSQIGRGPSSSDKQVKLANYI
- the LOC105911178 gene encoding uncharacterized protein LOC105911178 isoform X1; this encodes MDPTMTATPREVLRNTLDNLTGAEFKRFKHYLQDQGQIAWGKLEKADTDDTVDLMVQVYSTGAGDIMLSILKKIKHNQLDLERDLGRCLFRGDGGVKADITAHSGGIVNAPALSRGSPMLQQGGDFNAAEKIKSLNPRLQEHLKQRFSVVHQESGVSSVQDIYTDLHIVEGRTGEVSTNNMSQIGRGPSSSDKPQTHRPVSPVPSCVSMKSDRSMGRPPNFSSGPPQSDPKSVVSYYI